The Alcaligenes faecalis sequence ATATCACCATATCGCTCAGGGCATAGTAATCACCCAAAGCCTGCTGAGCATGGCACTCAAGACGGATCAGCCACGAGGATGTAGAGTACTGATCAGTCAGCTTCCTGCTTTCGAACGACTGCACAGTATCGCCTTCAACCCAAAGCAAAGTAAGCTGGCCATACTGCTGCTGCAATTGTTCAAACGACATCAATACTTCCTGCTGCTCCTCAGAGCGGCCTAAACCGGCCAAATAACAAACTACAGTGTCGCCTTTCGGAATACCCAGCTTTTCCCGGAGTACAGGGTCAGCCGACTTGAACACAGGCACATCGATATAGCTCAACTCCAGCTTGCTACTGTTATCACTGCCGTAGTCTGAGGAGAGAACCTGTCCATCCCCATTACTGGCCAGCTTGCGACGGCAAAGCTCCAAGTTCACACTAAAGTACTTTTCACCCAGTTGCGTTGAAAGCTCTTGGTAGAGCTCGTAAGCCGTTGAATATTCCGCTCGCGAGAACGCATCTGCTGCAAGTCGTACTTTGAGCTGCATCATGGTTACTGCTTCCTTCTTCCATATAACTGTCGATCAAACATATACCCTAACTGGATCAATCCGGGATTTTGGCCAATTTTGATTTCATAACGACTATCGAACCCCGCGCAACACATCAGATCGCGGCATCAGAACAAACGACATATATCAATTCTAGTGAAGTCACAAGGGGCGACTTGGGGTTGGCATTTCTCGCTCCAAAGCACCCTCATCTCTAGCAAAGAAAGACAAGGCGCACTATGTCTGTATCTGTGGCGAATAAAAGCCAAACTCCCTACTGCTGACAGCAGCACATTCCGAACGTCGGAGGACGATATCAGACTGACGCTCCTAAAACAGCGTAACGACTGCTAAGGAGTCGACCATAATTCGCCTGAGGCACTTTTAAAAGTAAAGGGCCATCAAGAAGGCATAATGTACATTTTCCATTCATGCCACTGACCTCTTCCCACTCAGAGTCAGGATGGATTTTTATGAACTTGAAACTATACTCGAGCACTTTCCACAAAACAGATACAAGTATTATTTTGAAACCAATTTTAGAGTTACTAAAATTTATTTTTGTAAGAAAAAGACAAAAATCAACAATAAAGATATTCTTCATCTCTCGTGAAATCGTTCTTGTATGTCAAAGCACGTAAACATTCCGATAGCAGCAGCGATAACTATCAACACACAGTGAATGAATCAGCGACGTGATGCAGCAAAGGCTCAACACTCTTGCCTAGGAAAGAGGAAAGTTCAAACATTCGACTAAATCCACAAGTTGAGTCGCCCCCAACAGAACCATCGTCCGCTCCAGCTCCTGAGCGACCAAGCTCAACACTTCTGAGACACCCTGCTCGCCACCTTGCGCCAAACCATAGGCCACGGCGCGCCCCAGGAATGCGCCCGTCGCCCCACAAGCGATGGCTTTGGCGACATCAGCACCCCGCCGAAAGCCGCTGTCGATAAACACCGGCATCTGCGTTTTGACGATATCCATGATTTGCGGAAGAACGCTGATTGTTGAAGGCGCACAGTCCAATTGTCGGCCACCATGATTGGACACGATCAGCCCATCTACACCGTAATGCAAGGCCAGACGCGCGTCCTCGGGATGAAGTACCCCTTTGATCAGCAACGGGCCGTCCCACTTGGAACGCAACCAGGAAACATCATCCCACACCAGACGACGGTCCATGCTTCGCGCCAGCAATGCCGCTTGCGCCTGGGCTGAACTGGCCCCTTCTGTAGGCATCAAGTTGACGAACTGGGGCTGTCCCGCCAAAGCCTGGCGCCACAGCCAGCGGGGCTGCGAGGCCATATCCAGCAACAGGCGGGGGCCTGGACGGAACGGCAATTTGAAGCCGTGGCGTATGTCCTTTTCTCTATAGCCACCTACAGGCACATCGACGGTCAACACCAAGGCCTCGAACCCGGCTTGGCGGGCGCGATCCAGAATGGAATTGGCCATGCCCCTGTCTTGCATCACATACAACTGCATCCAGCATGGGCCTTCGCAGACTTCACGCACCTGCTCCAAAGGGCTATTGGACGCTGTGGACAAAATGTACGGCAAACCCGCCTTGCCTGCAGCACGCGCCACGTGCAGATCCCCACGTGGACGCACGACATCGATCAAGCCAACCGGAGCGACACCAAAAGGCGCAGCCCATCGGCGTCCAAAGACCTCTATTTCTGTTGATACCGCCGACGTATCACGCAAACTGCACGGCGATAAAGTCAGCGTCTGCAAATCTGCCTGATTACGAGTCAAACAGAGTTCGTCTTCTGCCCCACCAGCGACATAGTCATACACAAAGCGTGGCAGACTGCCTTGAGCCGCTACCTGAAAATCCTGAATATTGAGCCGCATGATACAAGCTGTCTCCCACCTGATGCCGGGTGCTCAAGACCCGATTCAACTTAATTGTTTAAGCATCAAGTATATGACTGAATGCATCGCTCCATGCAAAGAAAACACGTCTGTTTCTGCTCAACCAAAGGAGAACGTGTTGGCAAGAACAGGCGACTTAGCTGACAACGGGCAGACCGTGGATCGTACAAGGGTCAACCAAACAGATACGCCGACACCTTGGCTGACTAACTCCTGCTCTGCACGGACTTCTCACTACTACGACCCATCTCCAGATTCGGTACTGGGTCATCAGTCGAAAGCAGAGCTTTTACTTCAACCCTGTAAATAGGGCAACTTCGTGACGTGGTGCTTAACAAGTACTCCAAACTTTGCAAACCAGGCCATACTGGCTAACACTTGCTCAGAAAGAAGCAGCGGTTCAAGCCAGAAGCTTGAAACCGCTGCGTTATTCCTGGGGCAGTCTTTACACTCCAACCGGCGTCACAAGACGGCCTTGCGTAACGTAACGCTCAACATTCTTCAACACCAGCTCGCACATGGCGGCTCGGGTTTCACGGGTTGCGCTCCCTACATGGGGCAGCACTACAACGCGCTCGTTGCTGAGCAATTCGGCAGGCACTTCGGGTTCGTTCTCGAACACATCCAGCCCTGCCCCGCCTAATTGACCACTTTCAAGAGCTGCAACCAATGCTTTTTCATCCACCACAGAGCCGCGAGCAACATTGACCAGGTAGCCCTCGGGCCCGAGGGCTTTCAAGACCTCGGCAGACACCAGATGGTAAGTTTGCGGGCTGCCGGGGCAAGCCACGATAAGAAAATCGCACCATTGCGCCAAAGCCAGCAATGAAGGCTCGTGCGGCCAAGGCAACTCAGGTTTGGCGCTACGTGTGTGATAGCGGATATCCATATCAAAGCCAATCGCACGACGCGCAATGACCTGCCCGACTCGTCCCATGCCCAGCATCCCCAGGCGCTTGCCGCTGACCCGAGTGCCAGGCAGGGTGGGGCCGACACGCGGCCAGTCGCCACGCCTCACATGACGGTCTGAAGCAGAGACGCCCCGTAC is a genomic window containing:
- a CDS encoding 2-hydroxyacid dehydrogenase, which produces MTMSHKILQACPLPPPLAGKLPALCPVETLSDAPDQAAFLREHGGEFTVLITTGTQGADKALIDALPNLNAICSLGVGYDAIDLDAVRARGVMLSNTPDVLNDCVADLAIGLLIDTVRGVSASDRHVRRGDWPRVGPTLPGTRVSGKRLGMLGMGRVGQVIARRAIGFDMDIRYHTRSAKPELPWPHEPSLLALAQWCDFLIVACPGSPQTYHLVSAEVLKALGPEGYLVNVARGSVVDEKALVAALESGQLGGAGLDVFENEPEVPAELLSNERVVVLPHVGSATRETRAAMCELVLKNVERYVTQGRLVTPVGV
- a CDS encoding alpha-hydroxy acid oxidase; amino-acid sequence: MRLNIQDFQVAAQGSLPRFVYDYVAGGAEDELCLTRNQADLQTLTLSPCSLRDTSAVSTEIEVFGRRWAAPFGVAPVGLIDVVRPRGDLHVARAAGKAGLPYILSTASNSPLEQVREVCEGPCWMQLYVMQDRGMANSILDRARQAGFEALVLTVDVPVGGYREKDIRHGFKLPFRPGPRLLLDMASQPRWLWRQALAGQPQFVNLMPTEGASSAQAQAALLARSMDRRLVWDDVSWLRSKWDGPLLIKGVLHPEDARLALHYGVDGLIVSNHGGRQLDCAPSTISVLPQIMDIVKTQMPVFIDSGFRRGADVAKAIACGATGAFLGRAVAYGLAQGGEQGVSEVLSLVAQELERTMVLLGATQLVDLVECLNFPLS